A window of Candidatus Bathyarchaeota archaeon contains these coding sequences:
- a CDS encoding deoxyhypusine synthase encodes MPKKVHEAHKIPVKDYQFTENMTVDQLVSQMEQAWGFTAGKLATGVNILEAMINDKKCVKFLSFTADIIATGTRGVIRELVKRKLVDVIITTCGTLDHDVARCWRDYYKGSFMMSDTKLHREGVNRLGNVLVPNDSYGVILEKKIQALLADLYKEGKKELSTTELSREIGLRCCDETSILYWAAKNNIPIHVPGITDGSVGYQLWMFSQDHKDFRINLLKDEGQLSDLMFDSKKTGALIVGGGISKHHTIWWNQFKDGLDYVVYISTADEWDGSLSGARPREAVSWGKISEKAKRVMIEGDATMVMPVMTSALIDRLSKNKKK; translated from the coding sequence ATGCCAAAAAAAGTTCACGAAGCACACAAAATACCAGTTAAAGATTACCAGTTCACAGAGAACATGACCGTAGACCAGCTTGTCAGCCAGATGGAGCAGGCGTGGGGTTTCACCGCGGGCAAACTGGCAACAGGCGTCAACATCCTCGAAGCCATGATTAACGACAAGAAATGCGTCAAGTTCCTTTCATTCACTGCCGACATAATCGCTACAGGCACACGCGGCGTCATCCGTGAACTCGTTAAGCGCAAACTCGTGGATGTCATAATCACCACCTGCGGCACCTTAGACCACGATGTTGCCCGCTGCTGGAGAGACTACTATAAAGGCAGCTTCATGATGAGCGACACCAAACTTCACCGTGAAGGCGTCAACCGCCTCGGCAACGTCTTGGTACCCAACGACAGCTACGGCGTCATCTTGGAGAAAAAAATCCAAGCCCTACTAGCTGACCTCTACAAGGAAGGCAAAAAAGAACTCTCCACAACCGAGTTATCCCGAGAAATCGGCCTACGATGCTGCGACGAAACCTCGATTCTCTACTGGGCAGCCAAAAACAACATCCCCATCCACGTGCCAGGCATAACCGACGGTTCAGTCGGCTACCAACTGTGGATGTTTAGTCAAGACCACAAAGACTTCCGCATAAACCTCCTAAAAGACGAAGGGCAACTAAGCGACCTCATGTTTGACTCCAAAAAAACAGGCGCACTCATCGTGGGCGGCGGCATCAGCAAGCACCACACGATCTGGTGGAACCAATTCAAAGACGGCTTAGACTACGTCGTCTACATCTCAACGGCGGACGAGTGGGATGGCAGCCTGAGCGGCGCCCGACCACGCGAAGCAGTCAGCTGGGGGAAGATTAGCGAGAAAGCTAAACGCGTCATGATTGAGGGAGACGCCACAATGGTTATGCCAGTAATGACAAGCGCCTTGATCGATCGTTTAAGTAAAAATAAGAAAAAATAA
- a CDS encoding deoxyhypusine synthase translates to MGKDSYFQKKLEPIKVTKQKPISQLLKEMGKTAYQGRKLGEAVDVWENMIKEKDTVIAMGFAGSMSTAGQWTIINWLIENRFIDVLVSTGANVSEDIVDAMGLGYWQGSHMVNDEELLHADINRYYDVFGKETDYRKMEDLVTDYVMTCKEDYYYTSAEFLYGLGKFLGKKNIPAITAVAAANGVPIFSPAMVDSAYGETFLLAKNKGHNVHIDSVKEFDQFVQIGTKTKEVGVVYIGGGVPKDLTQLIAISVSPMTEDKGVKGRKGGLRKSLQEYYYPHKYAIQITTDSPQWGGLSGCTLEEAISWGKINSQTGTRAVCYCDATIALPLICHALAERVTEKRKGPDMSWIFKDMPKA, encoded by the coding sequence ATGGGAAAGGACTCATACTTCCAAAAGAAACTTGAACCAATCAAGGTAACTAAGCAGAAACCGATTTCTCAACTTCTAAAAGAAATGGGCAAAACCGCTTATCAAGGCCGCAAACTAGGCGAAGCCGTTGACGTATGGGAAAACATGATTAAAGAAAAAGACACCGTCATCGCTATGGGTTTCGCGGGTTCGATGTCGACTGCGGGTCAGTGGACAATCATCAACTGGCTTATAGAGAATCGTTTCATAGACGTACTCGTCTCGACGGGCGCTAACGTGAGCGAAGACATAGTTGACGCCATGGGGTTAGGTTACTGGCAAGGCAGCCACATGGTCAACGACGAAGAACTCCTGCATGCAGACATAAACCGCTACTACGACGTCTTCGGCAAAGAAACCGACTACCGCAAGATGGAAGACCTCGTTACCGACTACGTTATGACCTGCAAAGAAGACTACTACTACACCTCAGCCGAATTCCTCTACGGCTTAGGCAAATTCCTCGGCAAGAAAAACATCCCCGCCATCACCGCAGTTGCCGCAGCCAACGGCGTCCCCATCTTCAGCCCAGCCATGGTGGACAGCGCATACGGCGAAACTTTCCTACTCGCCAAAAACAAAGGCCACAACGTCCACATCGACAGCGTTAAAGAATTCGACCAATTCGTCCAAATCGGCACTAAAACCAAAGAAGTCGGCGTCGTCTACATCGGTGGAGGCGTCCCCAAAGACCTCACCCAACTCATCGCCATATCCGTCTCGCCCATGACTGAAGACAAAGGCGTCAAAGGCAGAAAAGGCGGACTCCGCAAATCACTGCAGGAATACTACTACCCCCACAAGTACGCCATCCAAATCACCACCGACTCGCCACAATGGGGTGGACTCAGCGGCTGCACTTTGGAAGAGGCGATTAGCTGGGGTAAAATTAACAGCCAAACAGGAACCCGTGCCGTTTGCTACTGCGACGCAACTATCGCCCTGCCGCTCATATGTCACGCACTCGCGGAGCGCGTAACAGAGAAACGCAAGGGTCCAGACATGAGCTGGATCTTCAAAGACATGCCAAAAGCATAA